A region from the Sandaracinus amylolyticus genome encodes:
- a CDS encoding alpha/beta hydrolase family protein, which produces MARARHRDRAATRTGILARVTSHRSIALLALFFLACGGDDDDRAPDAALVDSGTDAGPLPEPAADYFVAGPHVVASTRVTLVDDAREGRALPVEIWYPAVESARDAAAAGHAMAEFETGTRATELARLVSEAPPACLRARTRSARDAEPLADTARWPFVVFSHCHVCTRFDVAEVSERLASFGIAVVAPDHEGNTLWDELEGDAAPVGAEFLEVRVADVRFVLDAMLEDTNDALPDALRGRFDAARAGVMGHSFGAATAGVAAARDPRFVAAMAIAAPITALGGGVRAADVSTPFLFLLAREDNSITEVGNRLIRGDHSRLSGPSWLVEVDDAGHWSFSDHCGLIDLFDAGCGTGTRQTMSGVEFNYLDNSTARDIAADVAASFFARWLLGDEGATTLLARQHDSGAVTVSARVP; this is translated from the coding sequence GTGGCTCGTGCTCGGCATCGCGATCGTGCTGCGACGCGAACGGGCATACTCGCGCGCGTGACTTCGCATCGCTCGATCGCGCTCCTCGCTCTGTTCTTCCTCGCGTGCGGCGGCGACGACGACGATCGCGCGCCCGACGCGGCGCTCGTCGACTCCGGCACCGACGCGGGCCCGCTGCCCGAGCCCGCCGCCGACTATTTCGTGGCGGGCCCTCACGTCGTCGCGAGCACGCGCGTGACGCTCGTCGACGACGCGCGCGAGGGCCGCGCGCTGCCCGTCGAGATCTGGTACCCGGCCGTCGAGAGCGCGCGCGACGCGGCCGCCGCGGGCCATGCGATGGCCGAGTTCGAGACCGGCACGCGCGCGACCGAGCTGGCGCGCTTGGTCTCCGAAGCGCCACCCGCGTGCCTCCGCGCTCGGACGCGATCCGCGCGCGATGCCGAGCCGCTCGCCGACACCGCGCGGTGGCCCTTCGTCGTGTTCTCGCACTGCCACGTGTGCACGCGCTTCGACGTCGCCGAGGTGAGCGAGCGGCTCGCGAGCTTCGGCATCGCCGTCGTCGCGCCGGACCACGAGGGCAACACGCTGTGGGACGAGCTCGAGGGCGATGCCGCGCCGGTCGGCGCGGAGTTCCTCGAGGTGCGCGTCGCCGACGTGCGCTTCGTGCTCGACGCCATGCTCGAGGACACGAACGACGCGCTGCCGGACGCGCTGCGCGGCCGTTTCGACGCGGCGCGCGCGGGCGTGATGGGGCACAGCTTCGGCGCGGCCACTGCTGGTGTCGCAGCGGCGCGCGACCCGCGCTTCGTCGCAGCGATGGCGATCGCGGCGCCGATCACCGCGCTCGGTGGCGGCGTGCGCGCGGCGGACGTGTCGACGCCGTTCCTGTTCCTCCTGGCGCGCGAGGACAACAGCATCACCGAGGTCGGCAATCGGCTCATCCGCGGGGACCACTCGCGTCTCTCCGGTCCGAGCTGGCTCGTCGAGGTCGACGACGCGGGACACTGGTCGTTCTCCGACCACTGCGGGCTGATCGACCTGTTCGACGCCGGATGCGGGACGGGAACGCGACAGACGATGTCGGGCGTCGAGTTCAACTACCTCGACAACTCGACCGCGCGCGACATCGCCGCCGACGTCGCCGCTTCCTTCTTCGCGCGATGGCTCCTCGGTGACGAAGGCGCGACCACGCTCCTCGCGCGACAGCACGATTCGGGCGCAGTGACCGTCTCCGCGCGGGTCCCCTGA
- a CDS encoding serine/threonine-protein kinase yields the protein MGDDEAPDLTEAGGHDLRLSAAEISDPQFQARYELDSLLGSGGMGEVSLVRDRRLQREIALKVLRASAAADPELRKRFQREALLQARLDHPAIVPVYDYESTDDRLYFTMKRVRGRTLRDVIDAIAEGDEATRAEWGRGRLLSAFVQVCRAIDYAHAHGVLHRDLKPQNVMLGGFGEVHVIDWGIAKHLDRASSDADGTLATIEGESLGTIGYMAPEQIVGDDVTPATDVFSLGAIVFEVLGGGPLVPPGSRSERATATLKGVELRVRERARELEMPPELEAVVLRATMREPRARYGSARELAEAVQRYLDGDRDAERRRELADECVRKAERMLAIQDERARAIVRPAAVKELARALALDPSHDVASALLGRSLLEPPAEVPAEARAVLERTQEESEREAARTGTFRYLLWLSFAPWYAAMGVRDWVTFTIIVALTAASALLMGLVWKGKLPTKAGLLAFVTSTTTLAMFSRAFSPLVIVASLAATNVMFFSGYVAPRERRAIVLFTCLAIMAPYALEMIGAMPASFTITDETIVIVPWLLGYHPTGTLVFMIAMTLTATAVPALAAGRVRDALTKAQERLAITAWQLGELVPKRKDERGE from the coding sequence ATGGGCGACGACGAGGCTCCCGATCTCACGGAGGCCGGCGGTCACGACCTGCGTCTGTCGGCCGCCGAGATCTCCGATCCTCAATTCCAAGCGCGCTACGAGCTCGACTCGCTGCTCGGCTCGGGCGGCATGGGCGAGGTGTCGCTGGTGCGCGATCGGCGCCTCCAGCGCGAGATCGCGCTCAAGGTGCTGCGCGCCTCCGCGGCCGCCGATCCCGAGCTGCGCAAGCGCTTCCAGCGCGAGGCGCTCCTCCAGGCGCGCCTCGATCACCCGGCGATCGTTCCGGTCTACGACTACGAGAGCACCGACGATCGCCTGTACTTCACGATGAAGCGCGTCCGCGGTCGCACGCTGCGCGACGTGATCGACGCGATCGCGGAGGGCGACGAGGCGACGCGCGCCGAGTGGGGGCGCGGGCGCTTGCTCTCCGCGTTCGTGCAGGTGTGCCGCGCGATCGACTACGCGCACGCCCACGGCGTGCTGCACCGCGACCTGAAGCCGCAGAACGTGATGCTCGGCGGGTTCGGCGAGGTGCACGTGATCGACTGGGGGATCGCGAAGCACCTCGACCGCGCGAGCAGCGACGCCGACGGAACGCTCGCGACGATCGAGGGCGAGTCGCTCGGCACGATCGGCTACATGGCGCCCGAGCAGATCGTCGGCGACGACGTGACGCCCGCGACCGACGTGTTCTCGCTCGGCGCGATCGTCTTCGAGGTGCTCGGCGGAGGGCCGCTGGTGCCACCGGGATCGCGGAGCGAGCGCGCGACCGCGACGTTGAAGGGCGTCGAGCTCCGGGTGCGCGAGCGCGCGCGCGAGCTCGAGATGCCGCCCGAGCTCGAGGCCGTCGTGCTGCGCGCGACGATGCGCGAGCCGCGCGCTCGATACGGCAGCGCGCGCGAGCTGGCCGAGGCGGTGCAGCGCTACCTGGACGGCGATCGCGATGCCGAGCGACGGCGCGAGCTCGCCGACGAGTGCGTGCGCAAGGCCGAGCGCATGCTGGCGATCCAGGACGAGCGCGCACGCGCGATCGTGCGGCCCGCGGCGGTGAAGGAGCTGGCGCGCGCGCTGGCGCTCGACCCCTCGCACGACGTCGCGAGCGCGCTGCTCGGCCGCTCACTGCTCGAGCCGCCCGCCGAGGTGCCCGCGGAGGCACGCGCGGTGCTCGAGCGCACGCAGGAGGAGTCGGAGCGCGAGGCCGCGCGCACCGGCACGTTCCGCTATCTGCTCTGGCTCTCGTTCGCGCCGTGGTACGCGGCGATGGGCGTGCGCGACTGGGTGACCTTCACGATCATCGTCGCGCTCACCGCCGCGAGCGCGCTGCTGATGGGCCTGGTGTGGAAGGGCAAATTGCCCACGAAAGCGGGGCTTCTCGCGTTCGTGACGAGCACCACCACGCTCGCGATGTTCTCGCGCGCGTTCAGCCCGCTCGTGATCGTCGCGTCGCTCGCGGCGACGAACGTGATGTTCTTCTCGGGCTACGTCGCGCCGCGCGAGCGACGCGCGATCGTCCTCTTCACGTGCCTCGCGATCATGGCGCCCTACGCGCTCGAGATGATCGGCGCGATGCCCGCGTCGTTCACCATCACCGACGAGACGATCGTGATCGTGCCCTGGCTGCTCGGGTACCACCCCACGGGCACGCTCGTGTTCATGATCGCGATGACGCTCACCGCGACCGCGGTGCCCGCGCTCGCCGCAGGTCGCGTGCGCGACGCGCTGACGAAGGCGCAGGAGCGGCTGGCGATCACCGCGTGGCAGCTCGGCGAGCTGGTGCCGAAGCGGAAGGACGAGCGTGGCGAGTGA
- a CDS encoding MopE-related protein has product MRFALRLALVLLAGVAVTACGDDDAPGADASFADGPRCTTDDECDDDDFCDGVERCQPSSASADARGCIEPARGACLDGQICDGDARTCTTDCAIIDDADGDGAIAMECGGGDCDDSDARRFPGATEACDLDGRDEDCDPSTFGFRDADGDRFADATCCNGDVCGDDCDDQAPSVNPTGAELCNERDDDCDDLVDEQAGIACWADLDSDGYALAGSTEVRMCGSCGAQQTSRAPTEGAIDCDDDAASVRPGAADDQCDELDNDCDDAIDEDATSASHRLFFVDADADGFGDGSDVGMRICAASVPGRSLQPGDCDDDVATRYPGAPELCNRLADDCVAWPSGATTAPARLEEDRDGDGVSAIDATCSGGPYPKLDCADDDIRRVHCDPIPHDVATDEIQRVRAGDIDGDGDVDLVAWMTSMALAFRNDGTGTFVREPIGAADHTRAAALVDVDADGDLDVLTYASRVGWYERGAAGTWTWHAVGATADRTGTSRVPAADLDGDGLVEIVVFAADDLAVWHRVSGTWQRHPVATDAGAQLANPMLVDVDGGGSLDILVTTPDRTWVYRSSGSITGTWARSDVCLGGENDVDVFDLEPDGDLDVAFTPSGVLGSVARCTNTGTSSWTSRGITTIGYAGDLEGGDLDGDGDGDLLIAGSGPLHWQEGRPLDLERHELLPDPPGNTNMTVAIGDLDGDGDNDVVVAQRGSPARLFWLEMSGGVFSIP; this is encoded by the coding sequence ATGCGCTTCGCTCTTCGCCTCGCTCTCGTGCTCCTCGCCGGCGTCGCCGTGACCGCGTGCGGCGACGACGACGCTCCAGGCGCCGACGCGTCGTTCGCCGACGGTCCACGTTGCACCACCGACGACGAGTGCGACGACGACGACTTCTGCGACGGCGTCGAGCGATGTCAGCCGTCGTCGGCGTCGGCCGATGCGCGTGGATGCATCGAGCCCGCGCGCGGCGCGTGCCTCGACGGACAGATCTGCGACGGTGACGCGCGCACCTGCACCACGGACTGCGCGATCATCGACGACGCCGACGGCGACGGTGCGATCGCGATGGAATGCGGTGGCGGGGACTGCGACGACTCCGACGCTCGGCGCTTCCCCGGCGCGACCGAGGCCTGCGACCTCGACGGGCGCGACGAGGACTGCGATCCGAGCACGTTCGGGTTCCGCGACGCCGACGGAGATCGCTTCGCCGACGCGACGTGCTGCAACGGCGACGTGTGCGGCGACGACTGCGACGATCAAGCGCCCTCGGTGAACCCGACGGGCGCCGAGCTCTGCAACGAGCGCGACGACGACTGCGACGATCTCGTCGACGAGCAGGCGGGCATCGCGTGCTGGGCGGATCTCGACTCCGATGGATACGCGCTCGCGGGCTCCACCGAGGTGCGCATGTGCGGCAGCTGCGGCGCGCAGCAGACCTCGCGCGCGCCGACCGAAGGCGCGATCGACTGCGACGACGACGCCGCGTCGGTGCGCCCGGGCGCCGCCGACGATCAGTGCGACGAGCTCGACAACGACTGCGACGACGCGATCGACGAGGACGCGACCAGCGCGTCGCATCGGCTCTTCTTCGTCGACGCGGACGCGGACGGATTCGGCGACGGGAGCGACGTGGGGATGCGCATCTGCGCGGCGAGCGTGCCCGGTCGCTCGCTGCAGCCGGGAGACTGCGACGACGACGTCGCGACGAGGTACCCGGGCGCGCCCGAGCTCTGCAATCGTCTCGCGGACGACTGCGTCGCGTGGCCGTCCGGCGCGACCACCGCACCGGCGCGCCTCGAGGAGGATCGCGATGGAGACGGTGTCTCCGCGATCGACGCGACGTGCAGCGGCGGCCCGTACCCGAAGCTCGACTGCGCCGACGACGACATCCGTCGCGTGCACTGCGATCCGATCCCGCACGACGTCGCGACCGACGAGATCCAGCGCGTGCGCGCCGGAGACATCGACGGCGACGGCGACGTGGACCTCGTCGCGTGGATGACCTCGATGGCGCTCGCGTTCCGCAACGACGGCACCGGCACCTTCGTGCGCGAGCCGATCGGCGCGGCCGACCACACGCGCGCAGCGGCGCTCGTCGACGTCGACGCCGATGGCGACCTCGACGTGCTGACGTACGCCTCCCGCGTCGGCTGGTACGAGCGCGGCGCGGCGGGCACGTGGACGTGGCACGCGGTCGGCGCGACCGCGGATCGCACCGGCACGAGCCGCGTCCCCGCGGCCGACCTCGACGGCGACGGCCTCGTCGAGATCGTCGTGTTCGCCGCCGACGATCTCGCGGTCTGGCACCGCGTCTCGGGCACGTGGCAGCGTCATCCGGTCGCGACGGACGCGGGCGCGCAGCTCGCGAATCCGATGCTCGTCGACGTCGACGGCGGGGGCTCGCTCGACATCCTCGTGACGACGCCCGATCGCACGTGGGTCTATCGCTCGTCGGGATCGATCACCGGCACGTGGGCGCGCTCCGACGTGTGCCTGGGCGGCGAGAACGACGTCGACGTCTTCGACCTCGAGCCCGACGGCGATCTCGACGTCGCGTTCACGCCTTCCGGCGTCCTCGGCAGCGTCGCGCGGTGCACGAACACCGGCACGTCGAGCTGGACGTCGCGCGGCATCACGACGATCGGCTACGCCGGGGACCTCGAGGGCGGCGATCTCGACGGCGACGGCGACGGCGATCTGCTCATCGCCGGCAGCGGGCCGCTGCACTGGCAGGAGGGGCGCCCGCTCGATCTCGAGCGGCACGAGCTGCTGCCCGACCCGCCGGGCAACACGAACATGACGGTCGCGATCGGCGACCTCGACGGCGACGGCGACAACGACGTCGTCGTCGCGCAGCGTGGATCGCCGGCGCGCCTGTTCTGGCTCGAGATGTCGGGCGGCGTCTTCTCGATCCCGTGA
- a CDS encoding alpha/beta hydrolase family protein, producing MNDLDHPSREPRRPLAPVVVGAIVLGGAGALAASSFGALPAIVTALGAALVGGLGALAIASGRRALGIASIVLGLGALACCGTSGLAYRGVQSLVPDAVALEPVAAGDRRWLRHPTLGFLVGDPGEGWQDASGSPVAAGLGIAMSAVGASEGTWMWTQPEFGANVLVAAVRPHAPPTPENARAFLEGAVTGGLRRETVELAPSRVRWDDERREIWARAHGMRASGPLGVSARYLAWIDASAQWHALIVLVTSHPDDDWTSFLLDVHTPGERWRGPGVAPPGFEVARETLLAARAAHTTELVREVASDVVPPAPGADWPFELVRYESRVGPLAAYLSRGAAQLARGEERRPAVLWLHGGFSIDEGPESVAFALAEAGIVVMAPTLRGEDGNPGRLELFLGEVDDARAALDHLRALPTVDPERVVVMGHSVGGTLALMLAETHAPARAFVSFGPMADTVDLNALFPDEQGAIYDARRVEESWVRSPLAFLADLEAPTFVVEGELGNAAQARALAAAAPAGSPLRVIVAEGDHFDLVAPVVALLTPRLRGDAPIALTQSEVDAIAAQR from the coding sequence ATGAACGACCTCGATCATCCCTCGCGCGAGCCACGTCGCCCGCTCGCTCCCGTTGTCGTCGGCGCGATCGTCCTCGGAGGCGCGGGCGCGCTCGCCGCGTCGAGCTTCGGCGCGTTGCCCGCGATCGTCACCGCGCTCGGCGCCGCGCTCGTCGGTGGGCTCGGCGCGCTCGCGATCGCGAGCGGTCGTCGCGCGCTCGGCATCGCGTCGATCGTGCTCGGGCTCGGCGCGCTCGCGTGCTGCGGCACGAGCGGGCTCGCCTATCGCGGCGTGCAGTCGCTCGTGCCCGACGCCGTCGCGCTCGAGCCGGTCGCGGCGGGAGATCGCCGCTGGCTGCGCCATCCGACGCTCGGCTTCCTCGTCGGCGATCCCGGCGAAGGCTGGCAGGACGCTTCGGGCTCGCCCGTCGCCGCCGGGCTTGGCATCGCGATGAGCGCGGTCGGCGCGTCCGAGGGGACGTGGATGTGGACGCAGCCCGAATTCGGCGCGAACGTGCTCGTCGCAGCGGTGCGACCGCATGCGCCGCCGACGCCCGAGAACGCGCGCGCGTTCCTCGAGGGCGCGGTCACGGGCGGGCTGCGGCGCGAGACGGTCGAGCTCGCGCCGTCGCGGGTGCGCTGGGACGACGAGCGGCGCGAGATCTGGGCGCGCGCGCACGGGATGCGCGCGTCGGGACCGCTCGGCGTGAGCGCGCGCTACCTCGCGTGGATCGACGCGAGCGCGCAGTGGCACGCGCTCATCGTGCTGGTGACGTCGCACCCCGACGACGACTGGACGTCGTTCCTGCTCGACGTGCACACGCCGGGCGAGCGATGGCGCGGACCGGGCGTAGCTCCGCCCGGCTTCGAGGTCGCGCGCGAGACGCTGCTCGCCGCGCGCGCCGCGCACACGACCGAACTCGTGCGCGAGGTCGCGAGTGACGTCGTGCCGCCGGCGCCGGGAGCGGACTGGCCGTTCGAGCTCGTGCGCTACGAGTCGCGTGTCGGTCCGCTCGCCGCGTATCTCTCGCGCGGTGCGGCGCAGCTCGCGCGCGGCGAGGAGCGCAGGCCCGCGGTGCTCTGGCTGCACGGTGGGTTCTCGATCGACGAGGGCCCGGAGAGCGTCGCGTTCGCGCTCGCCGAAGCGGGGATCGTCGTGATGGCGCCGACGCTGCGCGGCGAGGACGGCAATCCCGGTCGACTCGAGCTCTTCCTCGGCGAGGTCGACGACGCGCGCGCTGCGCTCGATCACCTGCGCGCGCTGCCGACCGTCGATCCCGAGCGCGTCGTGGTGATGGGCCACTCGGTCGGCGGCACGCTCGCGCTGATGCTCGCGGAGACGCACGCGCCTGCGCGTGCGTTCGTGTCGTTCGGGCCGATGGCGGACACCGTCGACCTGAACGCGCTCTTCCCGGACGAGCAGGGCGCGATCTACGACGCGCGTCGGGTCGAGGAGAGCTGGGTGCGCTCGCCGCTCGCGTTCCTCGCCGACCTCGAGGCACCGACGTTCGTCGTCGAGGGCGAGCTCGGCAACGCGGCGCAGGCGCGGGCGCTCGCGGCCGCCGCGCCCGCGGGCTCGCCGCTCCGCGTGATCGTCGCGGAGGGCGATCACTTCGATCTCGTCGCGCCCGTGGTCGCGCTGCTCACGCCGCGCCTGCGCGGCGACGCGCCGATCGCGCTCACGCAGAGCGAGGTCGACGCGATCGCCGCGCAGCGATGA
- a CDS encoding FG-GAP repeat domain-containing protein translates to MLRASSWCACVVLAVLLVGCDCGGGGSGACESAGDCRRGQACIDGTCVAGMDGAITPDAGSDAAVACGAGTRACGEACCGEGEVCGTDVECCARESLCGSVCCDDGQVCEQAVCRTACGERARCHDESGAEICCGDGEVCASDRCFLPDTECDDFIDCEAGEYCEPTLGRCLPQPTGEECVARPTGGEVRPTLLWHWTGAGAALPAYNQVMMAPMVASLNDDDGDGDADADDVPDVVFNTFCGVAGMGCAYGNYSSDGVLRAVSGADGSSVFDVVDPAHRTIPGSQVAIGDIDGDGWNEIVTCASDADGIGGVIAFHHDGSFYWRSSDVRVSCAQAAPSIADLDADGVPEVFVRYTVLDARSGDVESHHDCVGTGGWATNAHNPCDYTTAADLDGDGDLEIVGGNAAYRADGSVLYDRTAEFNDGYPAIGDLDRNGTPEIIVVHSAFTPAPYAGDHWLRALRNDGTDFWAAPVDINAGLAPAADVTAGTVGGGGPPTIANFDDDPDAEIGVAGAYAYAVFEPDGTRRWASISDDRSSRKTGSSVFDFDGDGVAEVVYNDHYWLRVYDGTDGDVRFCLCNTTATLWEYPVVVDVDTDGHAEIVVASNDYGSGYTTCPLRPELGECEMARITAGENVGTHGVRVFASPTRDWVGTRRIWNQHAYHVTNVSERGEIPRVERRNWQVPGLNDFRLNVQPGATNLPDPTPIELAVDLRACGASMTLYFSVRNDGWSAIPAGATIAVYAEEAGSFALITRVTTTRALLPGESERFGVPYPLDGREPGETVRFRVVANDDGDPSAEDVIECRDANNVAETTASCSILF, encoded by the coding sequence ATGCTTCGCGCTTCGTCGTGGTGTGCGTGCGTGGTGCTCGCGGTGCTGCTCGTCGGCTGCGACTGCGGAGGTGGGGGCTCCGGCGCGTGCGAGAGCGCCGGTGACTGCCGTCGCGGTCAGGCGTGCATCGACGGCACGTGCGTCGCGGGGATGGACGGCGCGATCACGCCCGACGCGGGCTCGGACGCGGCGGTCGCGTGCGGCGCCGGCACGCGCGCGTGCGGCGAGGCGTGCTGCGGCGAGGGCGAGGTGTGCGGCACCGACGTCGAGTGCTGCGCGCGCGAGTCGCTCTGCGGCAGCGTGTGCTGCGACGATGGCCAGGTCTGCGAGCAGGCCGTCTGCCGCACCGCGTGCGGCGAGCGCGCGCGCTGCCACGACGAGAGCGGCGCCGAGATCTGCTGCGGCGACGGCGAGGTCTGCGCGAGCGATCGCTGCTTCCTGCCCGACACCGAGTGCGACGACTTCATCGACTGCGAAGCCGGCGAGTACTGCGAGCCCACGCTCGGTCGATGCCTGCCGCAGCCGACCGGCGAGGAGTGCGTCGCGCGTCCGACCGGCGGCGAGGTGCGGCCCACGCTGCTCTGGCACTGGACCGGCGCGGGCGCGGCGCTGCCCGCGTACAACCAGGTGATGATGGCGCCGATGGTCGCGTCGCTGAACGACGACGACGGCGACGGCGACGCCGACGCGGACGACGTGCCCGACGTGGTGTTCAACACGTTCTGCGGCGTCGCGGGGATGGGCTGCGCGTACGGCAACTACTCGTCCGACGGAGTGCTGCGCGCGGTGAGCGGCGCCGACGGGTCGAGCGTGTTCGACGTGGTCGATCCCGCGCATCGCACGATCCCGGGCTCGCAGGTCGCGATCGGCGACATCGACGGCGACGGATGGAACGAGATCGTGACCTGCGCGTCGGACGCCGACGGCATCGGCGGTGTGATCGCGTTCCACCACGACGGCTCGTTCTACTGGCGCTCGAGCGATGTGCGCGTGTCGTGCGCGCAGGCCGCGCCGAGCATCGCGGATCTCGACGCGGACGGAGTGCCCGAGGTGTTCGTGCGCTACACGGTGCTCGACGCGCGCAGCGGGGACGTCGAGTCGCACCACGACTGCGTCGGGACCGGCGGCTGGGCGACGAACGCGCACAACCCGTGCGACTACACGACCGCGGCCGACCTCGACGGCGACGGCGATCTCGAGATCGTCGGCGGCAACGCGGCGTATCGCGCCGACGGGAGCGTGCTCTACGACCGCACCGCCGAGTTCAACGACGGATATCCGGCGATCGGCGATCTCGATCGAAACGGCACGCCGGAGATCATCGTCGTGCACTCGGCGTTCACGCCTGCGCCGTACGCGGGTGATCACTGGCTGCGCGCGCTGCGCAACGACGGCACCGACTTCTGGGCCGCGCCGGTCGACATCAACGCGGGGCTCGCGCCCGCGGCCGACGTCACCGCGGGCACCGTGGGCGGTGGGGGCCCGCCGACGATCGCGAACTTCGACGACGATCCCGACGCCGAGATCGGCGTCGCGGGCGCGTACGCATACGCGGTGTTCGAGCCCGACGGCACGCGCCGCTGGGCGTCGATCTCCGACGATCGCAGCTCGCGCAAGACGGGCTCGAGCGTGTTCGACTTCGACGGAGACGGCGTCGCGGAGGTCGTCTACAACGACCACTACTGGCTGCGCGTCTACGACGGCACCGACGGCGACGTGCGCTTCTGTCTCTGCAACACGACCGCGACGCTCTGGGAGTACCCGGTCGTCGTCGACGTCGACACCGACGGGCACGCCGAGATCGTCGTCGCATCGAACGACTACGGCAGCGGCTACACGACGTGCCCGCTGCGTCCCGAGCTCGGCGAGTGCGAGATGGCGCGCATCACCGCGGGCGAGAACGTCGGCACGCACGGCGTGCGCGTGTTCGCGAGCCCGACGCGCGACTGGGTCGGCACGCGCCGCATCTGGAACCAGCACGCCTATCACGTGACGAACGTGAGCGAGCGCGGCGAGATCCCGCGCGTCGAGCGGCGCAACTGGCAGGTGCCGGGGCTCAACGACTTCCGGCTCAACGTGCAGCCGGGCGCGACGAACCTGCCGGACCCGACGCCGATCGAGCTCGCCGTCGATCTGCGCGCGTGCGGCGCGTCGATGACGCTCTACTTCTCGGTGCGCAACGACGGATGGTCGGCGATCCCCGCGGGCGCGACGATCGCGGTGTACGCCGAGGAGGCGGGCAGCTTCGCGCTGATCACGCGGGTGACCACGACGCGCGCGCTGCTGCCCGGCGAGAGCGAGCGCTTCGGCGTGCCCTACCCGCTCGACGGTCGCGAGCCCGGCGAGACGGTGCGCTTCCGGGTGGTCGCGAACGACGACGGCGATCCGAGCGCCGAGGACGTGATCGAGTGCCGCGACGCGAACAACGTCGCGGAGACGACCGCGAGCTGCTCGATCCTGTTCTGA
- a CDS encoding sulfotransferase family protein — protein MSYSQRAERLWNSQHDGDARQSRDDVSPHPVTFLVGAERSGTTLTRLMLDGHPELAFRYEFELAVDLVPPGEGWPDLDVYYEYLRTYRFVDPPPHIDRSLDYPSLVRSFLEQKRRADRKPRVGAVVHRNFDRLLRIWPDARFVHIVRDPRDVARSCVGMGWAGHAWSGVAPWIEAEQLWERVRASLPRQRWITVRYEDLVHDPKRELGRICRLVEIDFDDAMLEYPSRSTYRAPSPSFTEQWRKKLTPRDVQLVESRVHDMLAPRGYALSGLPRIEPSPLERAALRARCRAGRARHAARSLGVRLWVERAVAHRGGPRAWREHVQRRVDAAINAQLA, from the coding sequence GTGTCGTATTCGCAGAGAGCCGAACGACTCTGGAATTCGCAGCACGACGGCGATGCGCGCCAGTCTAGGGACGATGTCTCGCCGCATCCCGTCACGTTCCTGGTCGGGGCCGAGCGCTCGGGCACCACGCTCACGCGCTTGATGCTCGACGGTCACCCCGAGCTCGCGTTCCGCTACGAATTCGAGCTCGCCGTCGATCTCGTGCCGCCCGGCGAGGGATGGCCCGATCTCGACGTCTATTACGAATATCTGCGCACGTATCGATTCGTCGATCCGCCGCCGCACATCGATCGTTCGCTCGACTATCCGTCGCTCGTGCGCTCGTTCCTCGAGCAGAAGCGGCGCGCGGATCGGAAGCCGCGGGTGGGCGCGGTCGTGCATCGCAATTTCGATCGACTGCTGCGCATCTGGCCGGACGCGCGCTTCGTGCACATCGTGCGAGATCCGCGCGACGTCGCGCGCTCGTGCGTCGGGATGGGGTGGGCCGGTCACGCGTGGAGCGGCGTCGCGCCCTGGATCGAGGCCGAGCAGCTCTGGGAGCGGGTGCGCGCGTCGCTTCCTCGCCAGCGATGGATCACCGTGCGCTACGAGGATCTGGTCCACGATCCGAAGCGCGAGCTCGGGCGCATCTGTCGGCTCGTGGAGATCGACTTCGACGACGCGATGCTCGAGTACCCGAGCCGCTCGACCTACCGCGCGCCGAGCCCGTCGTTCACCGAGCAGTGGCGGAAGAAGCTCACGCCGCGCGATGTGCAGCTCGTCGAGTCACGGGTGCACGACATGCTCGCGCCGCGCGGGTACGCCCTCAGCGGGCTGCCGCGCATCGAGCCCTCGCCGCTCGAGCGCGCCGCGCTTCGCGCGCGGTGTCGAGCGGGGCGCGCACGCCACGCGGCGCGATCGCTCGGCGTGCGCCTGTGGGTCGAGCGCGCGGTCGCGCATCGTGGCGGGCCGCGGGCGTGGCGCGAGCACGTGCAGCGCCGGGTGGACGCCGCGATCAACGCGCAGCTCGCGTGA